The following are encoded in a window of Impatiens glandulifera chromosome 5, dImpGla2.1, whole genome shotgun sequence genomic DNA:
- the LOC124938246 gene encoding translocase of chloroplast 159, chloroplastic-like isoform X2, which produces MDSDTQSASLLSKLSPTENGTQVNDNTSSSNATIIHINGGTDHVDADGEEGGYVSGKEEEFEDNDFKKPIEEEEEEDALEENKSLEVKIVGVDASDPSLDSTPVIEDAGDVDDDYVQKHSQGAPVIESTEESDLFFLPEEGKLVKEEVVHIAVADLSPVDVSNESGIVEDPSKNSDVIPTSNSVASQPVPDESLGSMENQEQNFEEPEVDSSNDLLFNGSDTIHHVKDANAVESTVVGDSFKPDGASAGETVNVSEAGTAGTAQVNEDTELEVEAPVMLSTVLSNEHEQDSHEIEKFLEELMETDSIARDSASDLVAVDDLGEFQPGGGATEDLGSVQEPRQISCGVEDVPTEIVLDNGTDSENAVLDYAATEGDGVNVDATEEGSAVGSADTMVHTPKEEVSATEEVLAQRSISELVAPEGAFDDNIRTSTVTTDYGSEREIIGVTESEPSEAVLEISDDENQDIPEETEAISEKSADEAADTASLKGFHMKLEAADGEATDEGEFDGSVSDGDNDDMIFGSSEAAKQFIDELEHSVAGSHTVIDRSSYDQTDRMDGQIVTDSDEEVETDGEEEGKELFDSAALAALLKAASSAGSDGGNITITSQDGSRLFSIERPAGLGSSGRPFRPVTRPTHPNIFPPSNLARLGESEDNLSEEEKKKLEKVQALRVKFLRIVQRMGVSSDESIAAQVLYRLAIIAGRQAGQNFSLDSAKRNATELEAEGKDDLDFSVNVLIVGKSGVGKSATINSIFGEERASINAFEPSTAVVKEVSGIVNGVKVKVFDTPGLKPGVMEQAFNRRVLSSINSLTKKSPPDIILYVDRLDTQTRDLNDLPLLKTITSSLGTPIWKNAIITLTHAASAPPEGPSGSPLSYEMFVTQRSHVLQQCIGHAVGDLRMMSPSLMNAVSLVENHPSCRKNRDGQKVLPNGQTWRSQLLLLCFSMKMLADANSLTKSQDPFDNRKLFGFRTRSPPLPYMLSSMLQSRPHPKLQTDQGIDNGDSDNELADLSDIEEEEEDEYDQLPPFKPLRKSQLAKLSREQRNAYFEEYDYRVKLLQKKQWKEELRRMREMKKKGKTPETDYGFNGEDDQDASPAPVATPLPDMALPPSFDSGSPAYRYRFLEPTSQFLARPVLDTHGWDHDCGYDGVNIEHALAILSQFPAAVSLQMTKDKKEFSLHFDSSVAAKHGDNGSSMLGFDIQNIGKQLAYIVRGETKFKTLKRNKTAAGMSVTFLGENMVTGFKAENQVAWGKQWAAVTSAGTVRCQSEAAYGANIEVQRREIDYPVGQVQSTYGVSLIRWRGDWALGFNTMAQFSAGRNSKVAVRAGINNKMSGQVTVRTSSSEQLVLALAGLLPIVTNIYKKIWPAVGGENYSIY; this is translated from the exons AGAATGGAACCCAAGTTAACGACAATACTAGCAGTAGCAATGCCActattattcatataaatggtggAACTGACCATGTTGATGCTGATGGGGAGGAGGGTGGCTACGTTAGTGGTAAGGAGGAGGAGTTTGAAGATAATGATTTCAAGAAGCCTattgaggaggaggaggaggaggatgcCTTGGAGGAGAACAAATCCCTAGAGGTAAAAATTGTAGGAGTAGATGCTAGTGACCCTTCTCTGGATTCGACACCAGTGATTGAGGATGCAGGCGATGTTGATGATGATTATGTTCAAAAACATTCCCAAGGAGCTCCGGTAATCGAGAGCACCGAGGAAAGTGATCTTTTTTTTCTACCCGAAGAGGGTAAACTAGTCAAGGAAGAAGTTGTCCATATTGCTGTTGCAGATTTAAGCCCAGTTGATGTTTCAAATGAATCTGGAATTGTTGAGGATCCTAGCAAAAATAGTGATGTTATCCCAACAAGTAACTCAGTGGCTTCACAGCCAGTACCTGATGAAAGTCTCGGTTCCATGGAGAACCAAGAACAAAATTTTGAAGAGCCAGAAGTTGATTCATCTAAtgacttattattcaatggtaGTGACACTATTCATCATGTGAAGGATGCTAATGCTGTTGAATCCACAGTTGTAGGAGACAGTTTCAAGCCTGATGGAGCTTCTGCTGGAGAAACGGTTAATGTTTCTGAAGCAGGTACAGCAGGAACAGCACAAGTTAATGAAGACACTGAATTGGAGGTGGAAGCTCCTGTCATGTTAAGCACTGTACTTTCCAACGAACATGAACAAGATAGCCATGAAATTGAAAAGTTTCTAGAGGAACTTATGGAAACCGATTCTATTGCTAGGGATAGTGCTTCTGATTTAGTTGCCGTTGATGACTTGGGCGAGTTCCAGCCAGGTGGAGGGGCAACGGAAGATTTGGGTTCCGTTCAAGAGCCTAGACAAATTTCCTGCGGGGTTGAAGATGTTCCAACGGAAATAGTTCTTGATAATGGTACTGACAGTGAGAATGCAGTGCTAGATTATGCTGCAACTGAAGGAGATGGGGTTAATGTTGATGCTACTGAAGAAGG GTCTGCTGTTGGAAGTGCTGACACCATGGTCCATACACCAAAAGAGGAAGTGTCTGCTACTGAGGAAGTATTGGCTCAGAGGAGCATCTCAGAATTGGTGGCGCCTGAAGGGGCATTTGATGACAACATTAGGACTTCCACAGTGACAACAGATTATGGATCTGAGAGAGAGATTATTGGAGTTACAGAATCTGAGCCTTCCGAAGCTGTGTTGGAGATAAGTGATGATGAAAACCAAGATATACCAGAGGAAACAGAAGCAATATCTGAGAAAAGTGCTGACGAGGCTGCTGATACTGCTTCACTAAAGGGCTTCCATATGAAACTAGAAGCTGCTGATGGAGAAGCTACAGATGAAGGAGAGTTTGACGGATCAGTTTCAGATGGTGACAATGATGACATGATTTTTGGAAGCTCTGAGGCTGCTAAACAATTTATTGATGAATTGGAACATTCGGTCGCTGGTTCACACACAGTTATAGACAGAAGCTCTTATGATCAAACCGATAGAATGGATGgtcagattgtcacagactcagATGAAGAGGTGGAAACCGATGGAGAAGAAGAGGGGAAAGAGTTGTTTGATTCTGCTGCATTGGCTGCTCTCTTGAAGGCCGCATCATCTGCTGGCTCTGATGGTGGCAATATCACAATAACTTCCCAAGATGGATCCAGGCTTTTCTCAATTGAGCGTCCTGCTGGTTTGGGATCCTCAGGTAGGCCTTTCAGGCCTGTCACCAGGCCAACCCATCCAAACATTTTTCCTCCTTCCAACCTTGCAAGACTAGGAGAATCTGAGGACAACTTGAgtgaagaagagaaaaagaagCTGGAGAAGGTACAAGCATTGAGGGTGAAGTTCCTGAGGATTGTCCAGAGGATGGGAGTTTCATCTGATGAATCTATTGCAGCACAAGTCTTGTATAGGCTCGCAATTATTGCCGGAAGGCAAGCTGGTCAAAACTTCAGCCTTGACTCTGCTAAAAGGAATGCTACAGAGCTTGAAGCAGAGGGAAAAGATGATCTGGACTTCTCTGTAAATGTTCTCATCGTTGGGAAATCCGGAGTAGGAAAGAGCGCCACCATAAACTCCATCTTTGGTGAAGAAAGAGCTTCTATTAATGCCTTTGAACCTTCCACTGCTGTTGTGAAGGAGGTGTCTGGAATTGTTAATGGAGTTAAGGTCAAAGTATTTGACACACCAGGTCTGAAGCCTGGAGTAATGGAACAGGCTTTCAACCGCAGAGTTTTGTCTTCTATAAATTCATTAACAAAGAAAAGTCCACCTGATATTATACTATATGTGGATCGACTGGATACCCAGACGAGGGATCTGAATGATCTTCCTTTACTTAAGACGATCACAAGTTCACTCGGCACACCTATATGGAAAAATGCAATAATAACCCTCACTCATGCCGCCTCGGCTCCTCCTGAGGGCCCTTCCGGTTCCCCATTGAGTTATGAAATGTTTGTCACTCAGAGATCCCATGTTCTACAACAGTGTATTGGACATGCTGTTGGTGATTTAAGAATGATGAGTCCAAGCTTAATGAATGCAGTTTCTTTGGTTGAGAACCATCCTTCTTGCCGAAAGAATAGAGACGGTCAAAAGGTTCTCCCTAATGGCCAAACATGGAGATCCCAGTTGCTTCTGTTATGCTTTTCTATGAAGATGTTGGCAGATgcaaattctctcaccaaatcTCAAGATCCATTTGACAACCGCAAGTTGTTTGGCTTTCGTACCCGTTCACCGCCGCTTCCATACATGCTATCTTCAATGTTGCAGAGCCGGCCACATCCAAAGCTTCAAACTGATCAGGGTATTGACAATGGCGATTCAGACAATGAATTGGCAGACTTGTCAGATatcgaagaagaggaagaagacgaATATGATCAACTCCCGCCATTTAAACCGCTCAGGAAATCCCAATTGGCCAAGCTTAGCAGAGAGCAGAGAAATGCATATTTCGAGGAGTATGATTACAGGGTGAAGCTCCTCCAGAAGAAGCAGTGGAAAGAGGAGTTGAGACGAATGAGAGAGATGAAAAAGAAAGGGAAGACTCCTGAAACAGATTACGGTTTCAATGGAGAAGATGATCAGGACGCCAGTCCAGCTCCTGTGGCCACTCCACTTCCCGACATGGCCTTACCGCCTTCATTCGACAGTGGCAGCCCAGCTTATAGGTACCGTTTCTTGGAGCCAACTTCCCAGTTTCTTGCTCGGCCAGTCTTGGACACTCACGGCTGGGACCACGATTGTGGATATGACGGTGTCAATATCGAACATGCATTAGCTATTTTGAGTCAGTTTCCAGCTGCAGTGAGTCTTCAGATGACAAAAGACAAGAAAGAGTTCAGCCTCCATTTTGACTCCTCCGTAGCCGCCAAACATGGGGACAACGGATCGAGTATGCTTGGGTTCGACATTCAGAACATCGGGAAGCAACTTGCCTACATCGTCCGAGGTGAAACTAAATTCAAGACACTAAAGAGGAACAAGACAGCTGCAGGGATGTCAGTTACCTTTTTGGGCGAAAACATGGTGACTGGATTCAAGGCGGAGAATCAGGTTGCTTGGGGAAAGCAGTGGGCTGCGGTTACTAGCGCCGGTACTGTGAGATGCCAGAGTGAGGCCGCATATGGTGCAAACATTGAAGTGCAACGCAGGGAGATCGACTATCCAGTTGGGCAGGTCCAATCTACTTATGGTGTTTCTTTGATTAGGTGGAGGGGAGATTGGGCTTTGGGTTTCAATACAATGGCACAATTCTCGGCTGGGCGTAATTCAAAAGTTGCTGTTCGAGCTGGAATAAACAACAAGATGTCCGGTCAGGTTACTGTGAGAACGAGCAGTTCGGAGCAACTAGTGTTAGCACTTGCAGGTCTCCTGCCGATTGTTACCAACATCTACAAGAAAATCTGGCCTGCCGTTGGAGGAGAGAATTATTCAATCTATTAG
- the LOC124938246 gene encoding translocase of chloroplast 159, chloroplastic-like isoform X1: protein MDSDTQSASLLSKLSPTENGTQVNDNTSSSNATIIHINGGTDHVDADGEEGGYVSGKEEEFEDNDFKKPIEEEEEEDALEENKSLEVKIVGVDASDPSLDSTPVIEDAGDVDDDYVQKHSQGAPVIESTEESDLFFLPEEGKLVKEEVVHIAVADLSPVDVSNESGIVEDPSKNSDVIPTSNSVASQPVPDESLGSMENQEQNFEEPEVDSSNDLLFNGSDTIHHVKDANAVESTVVGDSFKPDGASAGETVNVSEAGTAGTAQVNEDTELEVEAPVMLSTVLSNEHEQDSHEIEKFLEELMETDSIARDSASDLVAVDDLGEFQPGGGATEDLGSVQEPRQISCGVEDVPTEIVLDNGTDSENAVLDYAATEGDGVNVDATEEGSAVGSADTTVHTPKEEGSAVGSADTMVHTPKEEVSATEEVLAQRSISELVAPEGAFDDNIRTSTVTTDYGSEREIIGVTESEPSEAVLEISDDENQDIPEETEAISEKSADEAADTASLKGFHMKLEAADGEATDEGEFDGSVSDGDNDDMIFGSSEAAKQFIDELEHSVAGSHTVIDRSSYDQTDRMDGQIVTDSDEEVETDGEEEGKELFDSAALAALLKAASSAGSDGGNITITSQDGSRLFSIERPAGLGSSGRPFRPVTRPTHPNIFPPSNLARLGESEDNLSEEEKKKLEKVQALRVKFLRIVQRMGVSSDESIAAQVLYRLAIIAGRQAGQNFSLDSAKRNATELEAEGKDDLDFSVNVLIVGKSGVGKSATINSIFGEERASINAFEPSTAVVKEVSGIVNGVKVKVFDTPGLKPGVMEQAFNRRVLSSINSLTKKSPPDIILYVDRLDTQTRDLNDLPLLKTITSSLGTPIWKNAIITLTHAASAPPEGPSGSPLSYEMFVTQRSHVLQQCIGHAVGDLRMMSPSLMNAVSLVENHPSCRKNRDGQKVLPNGQTWRSQLLLLCFSMKMLADANSLTKSQDPFDNRKLFGFRTRSPPLPYMLSSMLQSRPHPKLQTDQGIDNGDSDNELADLSDIEEEEEDEYDQLPPFKPLRKSQLAKLSREQRNAYFEEYDYRVKLLQKKQWKEELRRMREMKKKGKTPETDYGFNGEDDQDASPAPVATPLPDMALPPSFDSGSPAYRYRFLEPTSQFLARPVLDTHGWDHDCGYDGVNIEHALAILSQFPAAVSLQMTKDKKEFSLHFDSSVAAKHGDNGSSMLGFDIQNIGKQLAYIVRGETKFKTLKRNKTAAGMSVTFLGENMVTGFKAENQVAWGKQWAAVTSAGTVRCQSEAAYGANIEVQRREIDYPVGQVQSTYGVSLIRWRGDWALGFNTMAQFSAGRNSKVAVRAGINNKMSGQVTVRTSSSEQLVLALAGLLPIVTNIYKKIWPAVGGENYSIY, encoded by the coding sequence AGAATGGAACCCAAGTTAACGACAATACTAGCAGTAGCAATGCCActattattcatataaatggtggAACTGACCATGTTGATGCTGATGGGGAGGAGGGTGGCTACGTTAGTGGTAAGGAGGAGGAGTTTGAAGATAATGATTTCAAGAAGCCTattgaggaggaggaggaggaggatgcCTTGGAGGAGAACAAATCCCTAGAGGTAAAAATTGTAGGAGTAGATGCTAGTGACCCTTCTCTGGATTCGACACCAGTGATTGAGGATGCAGGCGATGTTGATGATGATTATGTTCAAAAACATTCCCAAGGAGCTCCGGTAATCGAGAGCACCGAGGAAAGTGATCTTTTTTTTCTACCCGAAGAGGGTAAACTAGTCAAGGAAGAAGTTGTCCATATTGCTGTTGCAGATTTAAGCCCAGTTGATGTTTCAAATGAATCTGGAATTGTTGAGGATCCTAGCAAAAATAGTGATGTTATCCCAACAAGTAACTCAGTGGCTTCACAGCCAGTACCTGATGAAAGTCTCGGTTCCATGGAGAACCAAGAACAAAATTTTGAAGAGCCAGAAGTTGATTCATCTAAtgacttattattcaatggtaGTGACACTATTCATCATGTGAAGGATGCTAATGCTGTTGAATCCACAGTTGTAGGAGACAGTTTCAAGCCTGATGGAGCTTCTGCTGGAGAAACGGTTAATGTTTCTGAAGCAGGTACAGCAGGAACAGCACAAGTTAATGAAGACACTGAATTGGAGGTGGAAGCTCCTGTCATGTTAAGCACTGTACTTTCCAACGAACATGAACAAGATAGCCATGAAATTGAAAAGTTTCTAGAGGAACTTATGGAAACCGATTCTATTGCTAGGGATAGTGCTTCTGATTTAGTTGCCGTTGATGACTTGGGCGAGTTCCAGCCAGGTGGAGGGGCAACGGAAGATTTGGGTTCCGTTCAAGAGCCTAGACAAATTTCCTGCGGGGTTGAAGATGTTCCAACGGAAATAGTTCTTGATAATGGTACTGACAGTGAGAATGCAGTGCTAGATTATGCTGCAACTGAAGGAGATGGGGTTAATGTTGATGCTACTGAAGAAGGGTCTGCTGTTGGAAGTGCTGACACCACTGTCCATACACCAAAAGAGGAAGGGTCTGCTGTTGGAAGTGCTGACACCATGGTCCATACACCAAAAGAGGAAGTGTCTGCTACTGAGGAAGTATTGGCTCAGAGGAGCATCTCAGAATTGGTGGCGCCTGAAGGGGCATTTGATGACAACATTAGGACTTCCACAGTGACAACAGATTATGGATCTGAGAGAGAGATTATTGGAGTTACAGAATCTGAGCCTTCCGAAGCTGTGTTGGAGATAAGTGATGATGAAAACCAAGATATACCAGAGGAAACAGAAGCAATATCTGAGAAAAGTGCTGACGAGGCTGCTGATACTGCTTCACTAAAGGGCTTCCATATGAAACTAGAAGCTGCTGATGGAGAAGCTACAGATGAAGGAGAGTTTGACGGATCAGTTTCAGATGGTGACAATGATGACATGATTTTTGGAAGCTCTGAGGCTGCTAAACAATTTATTGATGAATTGGAACATTCGGTCGCTGGTTCACACACAGTTATAGACAGAAGCTCTTATGATCAAACCGATAGAATGGATGgtcagattgtcacagactcagATGAAGAGGTGGAAACCGATGGAGAAGAAGAGGGGAAAGAGTTGTTTGATTCTGCTGCATTGGCTGCTCTCTTGAAGGCCGCATCATCTGCTGGCTCTGATGGTGGCAATATCACAATAACTTCCCAAGATGGATCCAGGCTTTTCTCAATTGAGCGTCCTGCTGGTTTGGGATCCTCAGGTAGGCCTTTCAGGCCTGTCACCAGGCCAACCCATCCAAACATTTTTCCTCCTTCCAACCTTGCAAGACTAGGAGAATCTGAGGACAACTTGAgtgaagaagagaaaaagaagCTGGAGAAGGTACAAGCATTGAGGGTGAAGTTCCTGAGGATTGTCCAGAGGATGGGAGTTTCATCTGATGAATCTATTGCAGCACAAGTCTTGTATAGGCTCGCAATTATTGCCGGAAGGCAAGCTGGTCAAAACTTCAGCCTTGACTCTGCTAAAAGGAATGCTACAGAGCTTGAAGCAGAGGGAAAAGATGATCTGGACTTCTCTGTAAATGTTCTCATCGTTGGGAAATCCGGAGTAGGAAAGAGCGCCACCATAAACTCCATCTTTGGTGAAGAAAGAGCTTCTATTAATGCCTTTGAACCTTCCACTGCTGTTGTGAAGGAGGTGTCTGGAATTGTTAATGGAGTTAAGGTCAAAGTATTTGACACACCAGGTCTGAAGCCTGGAGTAATGGAACAGGCTTTCAACCGCAGAGTTTTGTCTTCTATAAATTCATTAACAAAGAAAAGTCCACCTGATATTATACTATATGTGGATCGACTGGATACCCAGACGAGGGATCTGAATGATCTTCCTTTACTTAAGACGATCACAAGTTCACTCGGCACACCTATATGGAAAAATGCAATAATAACCCTCACTCATGCCGCCTCGGCTCCTCCTGAGGGCCCTTCCGGTTCCCCATTGAGTTATGAAATGTTTGTCACTCAGAGATCCCATGTTCTACAACAGTGTATTGGACATGCTGTTGGTGATTTAAGAATGATGAGTCCAAGCTTAATGAATGCAGTTTCTTTGGTTGAGAACCATCCTTCTTGCCGAAAGAATAGAGACGGTCAAAAGGTTCTCCCTAATGGCCAAACATGGAGATCCCAGTTGCTTCTGTTATGCTTTTCTATGAAGATGTTGGCAGATgcaaattctctcaccaaatcTCAAGATCCATTTGACAACCGCAAGTTGTTTGGCTTTCGTACCCGTTCACCGCCGCTTCCATACATGCTATCTTCAATGTTGCAGAGCCGGCCACATCCAAAGCTTCAAACTGATCAGGGTATTGACAATGGCGATTCAGACAATGAATTGGCAGACTTGTCAGATatcgaagaagaggaagaagacgaATATGATCAACTCCCGCCATTTAAACCGCTCAGGAAATCCCAATTGGCCAAGCTTAGCAGAGAGCAGAGAAATGCATATTTCGAGGAGTATGATTACAGGGTGAAGCTCCTCCAGAAGAAGCAGTGGAAAGAGGAGTTGAGACGAATGAGAGAGATGAAAAAGAAAGGGAAGACTCCTGAAACAGATTACGGTTTCAATGGAGAAGATGATCAGGACGCCAGTCCAGCTCCTGTGGCCACTCCACTTCCCGACATGGCCTTACCGCCTTCATTCGACAGTGGCAGCCCAGCTTATAGGTACCGTTTCTTGGAGCCAACTTCCCAGTTTCTTGCTCGGCCAGTCTTGGACACTCACGGCTGGGACCACGATTGTGGATATGACGGTGTCAATATCGAACATGCATTAGCTATTTTGAGTCAGTTTCCAGCTGCAGTGAGTCTTCAGATGACAAAAGACAAGAAAGAGTTCAGCCTCCATTTTGACTCCTCCGTAGCCGCCAAACATGGGGACAACGGATCGAGTATGCTTGGGTTCGACATTCAGAACATCGGGAAGCAACTTGCCTACATCGTCCGAGGTGAAACTAAATTCAAGACACTAAAGAGGAACAAGACAGCTGCAGGGATGTCAGTTACCTTTTTGGGCGAAAACATGGTGACTGGATTCAAGGCGGAGAATCAGGTTGCTTGGGGAAAGCAGTGGGCTGCGGTTACTAGCGCCGGTACTGTGAGATGCCAGAGTGAGGCCGCATATGGTGCAAACATTGAAGTGCAACGCAGGGAGATCGACTATCCAGTTGGGCAGGTCCAATCTACTTATGGTGTTTCTTTGATTAGGTGGAGGGGAGATTGGGCTTTGGGTTTCAATACAATGGCACAATTCTCGGCTGGGCGTAATTCAAAAGTTGCTGTTCGAGCTGGAATAAACAACAAGATGTCCGGTCAGGTTACTGTGAGAACGAGCAGTTCGGAGCAACTAGTGTTAGCACTTGCAGGTCTCCTGCCGATTGTTACCAACATCTACAAGAAAATCTGGCCTGCCGTTGGAGGAGAGAATTATTCAATCTATTAG